One Pelorhabdus rhamnosifermentans genomic window carries:
- the murG gene encoding undecaprenyldiphospho-muramoylpentapeptide beta-N-acetylglucosaminyltransferase produces MRIILSGGGTGGHIYPAITIARVLEKKLLEAKEPVEILFVGTKVGLEADIVPKEGYELQTIDVQGFKRQLSVKNVQTVFKIFGSLWQSIKIIRNFKPDIVIGTGGYVCGPVLLAASLLKKPTLVQEQNVIAGITNKTLARFVDCVAVGYEEAKPYFSPFTKVVISGNPIRPDVLTAQREQAIVDLGLDINKKTLLVSGGSRGARSINLAMVAVHQAFQDHKDIQILHITGQSEYNSIVGKLHEKGIYPEKSGNLKIVPYLYNMPQALACADLAVFRAGAIGLAELTVRAVPSVLIPYPYAAENHQEHNARVLAEHGAARVIRDSDLTGEKLVTVIRALFDDPEKLAAMATASKKLGHPLAADCIADAAIALTGNRE; encoded by the coding sequence ATGCGAATTATACTATCAGGCGGGGGAACTGGCGGTCATATTTACCCAGCTATTACGATTGCCCGCGTTTTGGAAAAAAAATTGCTTGAAGCCAAAGAACCTGTCGAAATTTTGTTTGTTGGGACAAAGGTTGGACTCGAAGCAGATATTGTTCCTAAGGAAGGCTATGAGCTCCAAACAATTGACGTACAAGGTTTTAAGCGGCAGTTATCTGTTAAAAATGTACAAACTGTTTTTAAAATTTTCGGCAGTTTATGGCAATCGATTAAAATCATAAGAAATTTCAAGCCAGATATTGTTATTGGAACAGGTGGTTATGTCTGTGGGCCTGTCTTGCTTGCTGCTAGTTTATTGAAAAAACCAACGCTCGTTCAAGAACAAAATGTGATTGCTGGTATTACAAATAAAACATTAGCCCGTTTTGTTGATTGTGTTGCTGTAGGTTATGAAGAAGCAAAACCCTATTTTTCTCCATTTACAAAGGTTGTTATCAGCGGAAATCCCATTCGGCCTGATGTCCTAACAGCCCAGCGGGAACAAGCAATAGTTGATTTAGGTCTTGATATAAATAAAAAGACACTACTTGTGTCAGGCGGCAGTCGTGGCGCCCGCAGTATCAATTTGGCCATGGTTGCTGTTCATCAAGCCTTTCAGGATCACAAAGATATCCAAATCTTGCACATCACGGGTCAAAGCGAGTATAATAGCATAGTTGGAAAATTGCATGAAAAGGGTATATACCCGGAAAAGAGTGGAAATCTTAAGATTGTGCCTTATCTGTATAACATGCCACAAGCGCTTGCTTGCGCTGATTTAGCAGTATTTCGGGCAGGGGCCATCGGACTTGCTGAATTAACTGTCCGGGCTGTACCATCCGTATTAATTCCTTATCCTTATGCTGCCGAAAATCATCAAGAACATAATGCGCGAGTCTTGGCAGAACATGGAGCGGCACGGGTTATTCGCGACTCTGATTTGACTGGGGAAAAGCTTGTTACGGTCATTCGTGCATTATTTGATGATCCAGAAAAACTTGCAGCAATGGCTACTGCAAGTAAAAAGCTAGGGCATCCCCTTGCTGCAGACTGTATTGCTGATGCAGCGATTGCTCTTACGGGCAATCGAGAATAG
- the murC gene encoding UDP-N-acetylmuramate--L-alanine ligase, with the protein MFTSIKKIHFVGIGGAGMSAIARVMLELGYEITGSDISKSSVSAKLEQLGAKIYYGHDASNIEQAEAIVTSTAIRETNPEIQAAHAKNIPVFHRSEAVAFLMDQRQGIAVAGAHGKTTTTSMIALMLEKAGVDPTIIIGGELEYIGGNAKLGKGPYLVAEADESDGSFLNLSPKIAVVTNIENDHMDYYGTMENILQTFHKFLLRLPADNGFAVLCFDNAYIRDMADSLGRTFMSYAIDHPADLMARNIRTEGAVTHYDLYQCEEYIGSITLNVPGKHNIRNSLAAVAVGLKIGLDFSAIAAGLVEFRGAKRRFQTKARINGVWIVDDYAHHPTEITTTLLAARQTEPKRLICVFQPHRFSRTKLLRSEYGMAFKPADVLILTDIYAAGEDAIDGINGEVIKEEVEQKAKQQVTYIADLAKIARYLAEIVEPGDLVITMGAGNIYKAGEELVERLVK; encoded by the coding sequence TTGTTTACTTCTATAAAAAAAATCCATTTTGTTGGCATAGGCGGAGCTGGCATGAGCGCAATTGCCCGAGTTATGCTGGAATTAGGCTATGAGATTACAGGATCTGATATTAGTAAATCCAGTGTGTCAGCTAAATTAGAACAACTTGGCGCTAAAATATATTATGGCCATGATGCAAGCAACATTGAACAGGCTGAAGCGATTGTGACTTCAACAGCCATTCGTGAAACGAATCCTGAAATTCAAGCGGCTCATGCTAAAAATATTCCCGTTTTTCATCGATCAGAAGCCGTTGCTTTCTTGATGGATCAGCGTCAGGGAATTGCAGTTGCTGGAGCTCACGGTAAAACAACGACGACATCTATGATTGCCTTAATGCTTGAAAAGGCAGGTGTCGATCCGACTATTATTATTGGTGGTGAGCTGGAATACATAGGCGGTAATGCTAAACTCGGTAAGGGCCCGTATCTTGTAGCTGAGGCAGATGAAAGTGATGGTTCGTTCCTAAACTTATCACCCAAAATTGCTGTTGTTACGAATATTGAGAACGATCACATGGATTATTATGGTACAATGGAGAATATTTTGCAGACGTTTCATAAATTTTTGCTCCGTTTACCTGCTGATAATGGTTTTGCAGTACTTTGTTTTGATAATGCCTATATCCGTGATATGGCGGACTCCCTAGGACGAACTTTCATGAGTTATGCCATTGATCATCCTGCTGATCTTATGGCACGCAACATTCGAACAGAAGGAGCTGTTACGCATTATGATCTGTATCAATGTGAGGAGTATATTGGCTCTATTACACTGAATGTGCCAGGAAAACATAATATTCGTAATTCTTTAGCGGCTGTTGCAGTGGGACTCAAAATTGGTCTGGATTTTTCCGCCATTGCTGCGGGATTAGTCGAATTTCGCGGTGCGAAACGTCGGTTTCAGACCAAGGCCAGAATTAACGGGGTATGGATTGTCGATGATTATGCCCATCATCCAACTGAGATTACGACGACCCTTCTTGCTGCGCGCCAGACTGAGCCGAAACGCTTGATTTGTGTGTTTCAACCGCATCGTTTTTCGCGGACCAAGCTGCTTCGCTCTGAGTATGGCATGGCTTTTAAGCCTGCTGATGTATTAATTCTGACAGATATCTATGCAGCTGGTGAAGATGCTATCGACGGGATTAATGGTGAGGTTATTAAAGAGGAAGTTGAACAAAAAGCCAAACAACAAGTGACTTATATTGCTGATTTGGCTAAAATTGCCCGCTATTTAGCCGAAATTGTGGAACCAGGTGATTTGGTTATTACAATGGGGGCTGGGAATATTTATAAAGCTGGCGAAGAACTCGTCGAGCGACTTGTGAAATGA
- the spoVE gene encoding stage V sporulation protein E: MDNGYKSPDYILFFTVMFLLGVGIIMVYSSSAVAAYANYHDSYYFLKRQIIWASLGVITLLVTMHIDYHVWRKLAKPILFVTLFLLILVLIPGLGRVVNGARRWLGFGSIYLQPSEIAKLGMVFFVSHGLAQAQTKILSFRKGLLPQLLMLLLVFGLILKEPDLGTALSIAGTVFILLFAAGAKVFHLGAMGAVGVLGIVAAIIVEPYRMKRLLAFSNPWSDPLDTGYHIIQSLYAIGSGGLFGVGLGRSREKFLYLPEPHTDFIFAILGEELGLIGTVTVIVLFFLFAWRGFRIAIAAPDIYGSLLATGITTMIMLQALMNIAVVTASMPVTGIPLPFISFGGSALIFTLAGVGVLLNISRYVSL; the protein is encoded by the coding sequence ATTACATTCTGTTTTTTACAGTCATGTTTTTATTGGGTGTGGGGATTATCATGGTATATAGTTCGAGTGCTGTAGCCGCTTATGCGAATTATCATGATAGTTACTATTTTCTTAAACGGCAAATTATCTGGGCCTCCTTGGGTGTTATAACCCTACTTGTTACTATGCATATTGATTATCATGTGTGGCGTAAATTGGCAAAGCCTATCCTCTTCGTTACCTTGTTTTTATTAATTCTCGTACTGATTCCTGGCTTGGGCCGCGTTGTCAATGGTGCGAGGCGCTGGCTCGGTTTTGGCTCCATTTATTTACAGCCATCTGAAATTGCCAAACTGGGGATGGTTTTCTTTGTGAGCCATGGTTTGGCACAGGCTCAGACGAAAATATTGAGTTTTCGAAAGGGACTCTTGCCACAGCTACTTATGTTGTTGTTGGTTTTTGGTTTGATTTTAAAAGAGCCTGATCTTGGTACGGCGCTCTCCATTGCTGGTACTGTATTTATTTTGCTTTTTGCCGCTGGTGCGAAAGTTTTCCATTTAGGTGCAATGGGAGCTGTTGGTGTATTAGGCATTGTTGCGGCCATCATTGTTGAGCCATACCGGATGAAACGACTGTTAGCTTTTAGTAATCCATGGTCTGATCCACTTGACACAGGCTATCATATTATTCAATCCTTATATGCTATAGGGTCAGGGGGGTTATTTGGTGTTGGACTGGGACGGAGCCGAGAAAAATTTCTTTATTTGCCTGAGCCTCATACAGACTTTATCTTCGCTATTCTGGGGGAAGAATTGGGCCTTATTGGAACAGTGACAGTTATTGTTTTATTTTTCTTGTTTGCCTGGCGGGGATTTCGCATCGCTATAGCTGCACCCGACATTTATGGCAGTTTACTTGCTACAGGCATTACAACCATGATCATGCTGCAGGCGTTGATGAATATCGCTGTTGTCACAGCCTCGATGCCTGTTACAGGGATTCCGCTGCCTTTTATTAGTTTTGGCGGTTCGGCGCTGATTTTTACTTTAGCAGGTGTTGGAGTGTTATTAAATATATCAAGATATGTAAGTTTATAA
- the murA gene encoding UDP-N-acetylglucosamine 1-carboxyvinyltransferase, with protein MEKFIVTGGVQLNGCVQVSGAKNAALPIMAATLLSHGLTVLHDVPELRDIAMMQNIMKLLGASVVREGHTLVIDTVAVTGTDIPEALMREMRASVFLLGPLLGRFHQVRLSYPGGCAIGPRPINLHIKALEKLGAHIKEGSGYIDAEAKKLVGNEITFDFPSVGATENAMMAAVLAEGTTVIRNAAREPEIVDLQNFFNSMGGRVGGAGTDCIFIRGVKSLHSTEYQIMPDRIEAGTLLIATAMTGGNVIIGNINHACLFSVMDKLQEIGSVIECRGNAIRIKAENLRRGVDIKTLPYPGFPTDLQAPMLSLLTIAKGTSIISETIFENRFKHVDELTRMGAKIKVEGRTAVIRGVDALSGTCVAAPDLRAGGALVLAGLVAAGTTIVDEVYHIDRGYERLEEKLNSLGAIILRK; from the coding sequence ATGGAGAAATTTATCGTCACAGGAGGAGTACAACTCAACGGTTGTGTACAAGTTAGCGGGGCTAAGAATGCTGCTCTACCTATCATGGCAGCAACACTTTTAAGTCACGGACTGACTGTCCTTCATGATGTACCTGAGCTTCGCGATATTGCGATGATGCAAAATATTATGAAGCTCCTTGGAGCTTCGGTTGTCCGGGAAGGTCATACCCTTGTGATTGATACAGTTGCGGTTACGGGTACTGATATTCCCGAGGCTTTGATGCGTGAAATGCGCGCTTCGGTGTTTTTGCTGGGACCTTTGCTAGGCAGATTTCATCAAGTTCGCCTGTCTTATCCCGGCGGCTGTGCTATTGGACCGCGCCCGATTAATCTTCATATTAAGGCGTTAGAAAAGTTAGGCGCCCATATCAAGGAAGGGTCAGGATATATTGATGCTGAAGCAAAGAAACTTGTCGGTAACGAGATTACTTTCGATTTTCCCAGTGTTGGTGCAACAGAGAATGCCATGATGGCCGCTGTTCTTGCCGAAGGAACGACAGTGATTCGTAATGCTGCCCGCGAGCCGGAAATTGTTGATCTACAGAACTTTTTTAATAGTATGGGGGGCCGTGTAGGCGGAGCTGGCACAGACTGTATTTTTATTCGTGGTGTGAAAAGCTTGCATTCTACAGAGTATCAAATCATGCCCGACCGGATTGAAGCAGGCACACTCTTAATTGCTACAGCGATGACGGGTGGCAATGTTATTATTGGAAATATCAATCACGCTTGTCTATTTTCGGTGATGGATAAATTGCAGGAAATTGGTTCCGTTATTGAATGTCGTGGTAATGCTATTCGTATTAAAGCAGAAAATTTAAGGCGGGGTGTAGACATTAAGACGTTGCCTTATCCCGGTTTCCCTACAGATTTGCAGGCTCCCATGCTTTCATTGCTTACGATCGCTAAAGGAACAAGTATTATTTCTGAAACGATTTTTGAAAACCGTTTTAAACATGTGGATGAATTGACTCGTATGGGAGCTAAAATTAAGGTTGAAGGACGTACAGCTGTCATTCGTGGTGTAGATGCTCTTTCAGGTACTTGTGTTGCCGCACCTGATCTTCGGGCGGGTGGAGCCCTTGTTTTAGCCGGACTGGTGGCAGCAGGAACAACGATTGTTGATGAGGTCTATCATATTGACCGCGGCTACGAACGATTGGAAGAAAAACTGAACAGCCTTGGCGCTATCATTCTTCGTAAATAA
- a CDS encoding D-alanine--D-alanine ligase: protein MKNKKIAVVMGGPSAEREVSLNTGNAILKALQEKGYKAVGIDMDPKQIASQLQEEKIDIVFNAIHGKFGEDGALQGALDMLGIPYTGSGVMASAITMDKSISKRLFVAAGLPTAPAEIYDQYSLGLDDICQDIRKKFTFPLVVKAAEQGSSIGVYILEDESGLQDAVRNAFGYCRHIVVEAFITGSELTVAVMGNKEAHAFPVIEIVPHSGRYDYHSKYTSGATEYIVPARLDEQTTHKLQQLAEETYRLVGCKGIARVDFMMDKEKHPYILEINTIPGMTATSLVPKAAAATGLLFADLCEKLLLMAVE, encoded by the coding sequence ATGAAGAATAAAAAGATTGCTGTTGTTATGGGAGGACCTTCTGCAGAACGCGAGGTGTCGTTAAATACGGGCAATGCTATTTTAAAGGCACTCCAGGAAAAGGGCTATAAAGCTGTTGGGATCGATATGGATCCAAAACAGATTGCCAGTCAACTTCAGGAAGAAAAAATTGATATTGTTTTTAATGCAATACATGGAAAATTTGGTGAAGATGGGGCTTTGCAAGGCGCACTCGATATGCTTGGCATTCCTTACACAGGTTCTGGTGTTATGGCAAGTGCTATTACTATGGATAAGAGCATTTCAAAGCGATTGTTCGTTGCGGCGGGATTGCCGACAGCACCTGCTGAAATTTACGATCAATATAGTCTGGGTCTGGATGACATTTGTCAGGACATTAGGAAAAAATTCACTTTTCCACTTGTTGTAAAAGCGGCTGAACAAGGTTCAAGTATCGGTGTCTATATTTTGGAAGATGAATCAGGTCTTCAAGATGCTGTAAGAAATGCTTTTGGCTATTGCCGCCATATCGTTGTGGAAGCTTTTATTACAGGCAGTGAACTTACTGTGGCTGTTATGGGGAATAAGGAAGCGCATGCCTTTCCTGTTATCGAAATCGTTCCCCATTCCGGTCGCTATGATTATCATTCAAAATATACTAGTGGTGCCACAGAATATATTGTACCTGCACGTCTTGATGAACAAACAACGCACAAATTGCAGCAACTTGCAGAAGAAACCTATCGCCTCGTCGGTTGCAAGGGCATAGCTCGTGTTGACTTTATGATGGATAAGGAGAAACACCCCTATATTTTAGAGATCAATACCATTCCTGGAATGACTGCTACCAGTCTGGTACCCAAGGCTGCCGCAGCGACAGGTCTTCTTTTCGCTGATTTATGTGAAAAACTGTTACTTATGGCTGTAGAATAA